A window of Ooceraea biroi isolate clonal line C1 chromosome 9, Obir_v5.4, whole genome shotgun sequence genomic DNA:
ATGGTTTCGCCACGCATCGACATTACCCATAGATAGTGTGCGGCGTGAAacccatccccactccattcCCCACACAATGCTACCGCCATCACTGCTAACGATTATTTTGTACAAACGGGCGAAGCTTTGCTGTCTCCTTTTTTTGTTTCGAAAATCAAAAATCATTTACAGATTTTTATTCACACCATAAACAAATGCTAATGTTGCTCGCCATGAATACACCGTGATATTGCAGCATGTCGATCAAAACCTATCAACAAGTATTCGAACTTCAGAAGTCAATATCTCTTGAACGAAGCGTTTGTGAGCATACTTTcagaggaaaattttgttttgttttgatattctgaatctatattttcagtttggCCATTTAATCCGAgagcaccctgtatatttacatttatggttaatacaagaaaataatcaaattattttggaATTATTACCAATTGAAGATGAATCATTTACCCGTGGCCCCCTCCGGTTGTGGAGGGCGTGGCTACGACTGTTGCAGGGGTTAACTTACCTGAGGAGGAGCCCTTGCCCGGGATGACTCAGGGGTCGTGGTCTACGGTGGCGCTGAGGCGCCGTGGAGGTGCAGTCGGTCCTGGTGCTGCGTTTGGCGGCCCTGCTGGTCGTGGTGCTGCGGCTGGAGGTTCTGGTGGTGTTCGTCGGCGGGCCACGGCAGCGGTGGCGATCAAATCTTGTTCGGATGTCTCACACGCGGAGATACTAAAGAACGCTCGTACTGCTGCTAATTTGGGAGGCATCGATATTAACTATACTCGGATTCGCCGCGCTGCGAATGGAGGCTTTCTAATCAAGGTCGCCGGTCCTGAGGGCCATCAGAAAGCGGATGAGCTGGCGGGAAAGCTCGGTGAGGCGCTGCAGGGTGTCGCCTCGGTCTCTCGACCCGTGATGCGTGGCCAGCTACAAATTACTGGCTTCGATGAATCTGTTTCGCGAGACGAAGTTATGGCGGCGATCGTTGATGGCGGAAGATGTCGGGAGGCTGATGTTCGAGTCAGCCCGTTGCGCCAACAACTGAACGGGCTTCTTCATGTTTGGGTGCAGTGCTCTTTGACGTCTGCGAATAGGATCGCAGCGGGCGGAAGCCTTTGTCTCGGGTGGTCTTCAGCCCGAGTGACCTTAATGCGCGCTCGCCCTATACAGTGCTTCCGGTGCTGGCACTTTGGACATGTGCGGGCGAATTGTGCGTCATCCGTTGATCGGGGAGGGACGTGCTTTCGGTGTGGAGGCTCGGGTCACCTGGAGCAGACCTGTAATGAGAAACACCACTGTGTTATTTGCGCGGAGTTTGGTGAAAATGCGAACCATAGGATCGGTTCCGAGCGGTGTGCGGGTATTTCCAAGCGGCCCGGAGGAGACCGCCGATCGAGTAACGCTGGTGTAACCAATGGCGGCTAAGGTCCTTCAGATCAATCTGAACCATTCCTGGGGAGCCCAGGATTTGATGCGGCATCATGTTCTCGAGTCTTCTATCGACATTTGCTGTATCTCCGAGCCTCATTTTGTGCCAGCCGGCGATCCGAGCTGGTACAGTAGTAGTAACAGCCTTGCTGCTCTCTACTGGGTGCTTACTCACCTTGGATGATCCGGTGTTCTCGTTCGGGTCACGAATAACTTCGTAGCGGTGCGTTTTGGCCCTGTTACAATGGCATCCGTATATATTTCGCCTAGTGTGAGCGTAGCTGTTTACTTAAACTTTTTAGACGACTTCCGAGACTTTGTACTTACCACTCGCGGTGAATTGTTGATTTGTGGTGACTTTAATACGCGCTCTTTATCCTGGGGGTGCCGGTCCTCTAATCGTCGCGGCGAGCTGCTGAAGGAGTTGATCTCAGAACTGGATCTTCGACTGTGTAATGTGGACGGTTTTTTGACGTGTGTGCGTACGCAAGGGTCCTCGATGGTGGACCTTATGCTTGCTTCGCCGTCGTGTTCCTCCAGGCTTCGTTCCTGGCATGTTCTGACTGGAGTAGAGTCATTATCCGACCACTTGTATATCGTGTTCTTTCTGGATGGCCTGGTTGGTGGTTCCTGCTCTCTGGATCGCCCGCGTGGGAGGCTCTATCCGCGTTGGTGCCTGAAAAATATGAACAAGGAATTATTCGTGGAAGTGATTAGCTTCCAGAGCACTTTTGTGCGACCGGACTTATCTGCGACGGCCTTGGCTGCCATCACTGGGAATATATTGCTCGATGCATGTGACTTGGCTGCTCGTCGTGTCCGGAGTGGACCCAGGAGGCGAATAGCATATTGGTGGAACGATGATGTTGCTGCGGCGCGAAAATTAAGTATTGCGGCTCGCCGCAAATGGATGAAGTTCCGTTACTCCGCTGATGTGGAACTTAGGGAGCGGATGCACGACGAATACCGGTCGGCTAAGAGGAACTTACGCAAGTTAGTGCGCAGTAGCAAAGCCAAGTCGTGGAATGAATTGCTGCATGCTCTTGATGACGATCCGTGAGGACTCCCATATAAACTAGTTCTTGGACATCTTCGTCGCGCTGCGCCATCTTTTGCGGAGACGTTACCTGCGGAAGAACTACGCGGGTTAATTACAGACCTCTTCCCTGCCGGTGATATACACGATCCTGCCGCCGAGTGGACTGACTGGACAGGCCTCCAGGAGGAGGACAAAGTACTTCCTTCGAAGGTAGTAGAGGCCATTGCTAGTGGTGGAAGGAATGGTTGTCCGGCTCCAGGTCCGGATGGTTTGTCATTGACAATTTGGAGGAGTGCAGCGGGGTGTGTCTCTTCTCTGCTTGCAGACGTTTTTAACGCGCGCCTCCGCGATGGTGTTTTCCCCGCGTGCTGGAAGATTGCCAAGTTGGTATTGATACATAAACAGAGAGTGGCGGGTGTAGTGAGTGCGCGACCAATATACCTCTTAAATGAGGTTGGAAAAATCTTTGAACGTATTTTGGTTCGTCGCATGGCGGCATTCCGGGCGGCAAATCGTTCCGCGCGATTGGCGGCACGACAATTTGGTTTTCGTCTAGAAGTTTCGACGACGGACGCGCTGCGTTTAGTGACTGACACGATTCGGCGTGTTCGTGACCGCGGTCACTTTGCTATCGCAGTGAGTTTAGACATTAAAAATGCGTTTAACTCGGTTCCGTGGGGTGCGATTCGCTGGGCTTTACGACGTAAGGGTTTTCCGGAATATTTACGGCGAATTTTTGATTCCTATCTACACGAGCGTTACATCGAATTCGTTGATAGCGATGGTGCGTTTCACCGGTGGCCAGTCACGTCCGGGGTCCCCCAGGGCTCGGTCGTTGGTCCGGATCTCTGGAACGACACATACGACTATGTTATTAGCCTGCAACCACTGCCGGGGTGTCTTATTATTGGATATGCGGACGACACTTTCGTTTTAAGTTACGGTCCCACCGTTGAGATTGCGCGCAACCGAGTTAACGATCAACTGGTGTATGTCATACGTAGGATTGAGGTACTTGGTCTTAAACTCTCCGTGCATAAGACGGAAGCGACTGTTTACAGTCGGCGGCGCCCTCAGCTTGACCCAATAGTGCGAGTCAAGGGTTCTTTCATTCGAATGTCGCCCGCAATTAAATATCTCGATGTTATGTTAGATTCGCGTTTATGTTTTATGTATCATTTCCGATATATCGATGAGAAGGTCAGTAGAGTGGCTCGGGCGTTGTGCAGACTTATGCCGAACTTGAGAGGCCTTTCTGAAAATAAGCGTCGGTTGTATAATAACGTGCTGAGTTCGGTGGCCTTGTACGGTGCCCCGATTTGGTACGGTCCTTTTGCCGATTCTCGGGTGGCACATGCTCTTTTTCGGCGGCTTCAGCGCGTGGTGGCGCTTAGAGTGTGTGCTGCGTACCGTACGGTATCTTTTGACGCTGCGACGATCCTTGCGCGTACTCTACCATGGGAGTTTTTGACTTCCGAACGGCACCGTATTTATTTCCGCTTATATGATACGAGATGGCACGGCGACATTGATAACGACAAGACGGCCGATATTTATGCGGAAGAGCGTGTTCTGATTCAGCGTCAGTGAACTCTATATTTGGGTGGCGACACGGTGGCGGGGGTTCGCACCAGGGACTCAGTGTTGCCGGTCCTTAATGAATGGATGGCACGTTCATGGGGTGGTATTAACTATCACATGACGCAAATTTTGACGGGTCATGGGTGCTTTGGCATCTATTTGGCACGTATTGGTAAAATTCCGACTGACCTCTGTGAGCATTGTGGATCTGGTGCGAACTCCTCTGAGCATACCTTGCTGACCTGCGTGGCGTGGAGTGCGGAGCGTGCGGAATTGGTGGCGGTGCTCGGGCCTCTTACGTCTCTCCGGAATGTGGTGGCGAGTATTGTAAATACGCGACGTGCATGGTccacattttatttgttttgtgTACGTGTGATGCGCACCAAAGAGGAGAGTGAGCGGGCCCGGCAGAATGTTCGGCCCCCTTAGACATTGTGGTGTTACCTACCGGTGCATGTGTCGGATAAAGGTAAGAACATTCTTTTATGAGGGCTTGCCCTACCGCTGGGCCCCCATTTACAGGGCGCATCGGTGGAGGCGAGctgttgttttatttatttatttatttcttatttatttatttattcttttaattattttatcgaagTCACTATTGACTTCACTTGTCGGTTCGTGCACAGGTTGTACGTTTAACCTGGTTCTGCCCACTGTtgagtgtatgtgtgtgtgtgagtgaatgtgtgtgtgtggggggGCAGATTCGGGCAGTAGGGTGCCGTGTGGGTGGGGCCTTTGGCTCGTATGTGCCTGGGAGGGCCTCAAGTTTAATGTTTCACGACGTTACGGGAGGGGTCTCTTTAGTGTGCTGTTCTGTGCCATCGGGTGTGTTGTCCGGTGGTGGGGTTTGGGGGGAGTGTGTTTTTAGTGGGTATGGCCCGATTGGACCTCCGGTCCTATGGGCGAATCCCACACTACCAAGGGGTTCGGCCCCCTTGGTGTGCGtaaatgcattttttggcTCCCctgcgaaagaaaaaaaaagatggatcatttaatatattggaaTTACTTTCAttgctattgaaaatcattGGAATGGCATTGGGTTTCAATTTCCACCATCCATCTTGTCGGCCGGCGATTTTcgcccagcaaacacaaagtaacagtaatatacatgttagttatattAGGTGTTTTCCGGTTAGTTTTGAGGGATTAATATAGATGGGTACAGCTACAAATCTATTAGCGATATTTTGAAGTTGGTACGCCATTGTACAACTTGAACATAGCTACAAATAATGTGACACATGACAACGCATTCGTGTGACATAACCACACTTTTTGTGCGATCGAAAATGGAGCGTAGTAAAGAGCATTTTCGTCATTTACTGCTTTATTGCTTCGATTCGAAGAAAACGGCTGCCGAAGCTCACCAATTTATCTCAGAAACTTATTCTGAGTCTACTCCATCCATTAAAACGTTTGAGTACTGGTATCGGCGATTTCGGCGTGATGATTTTGATTTGAAAGACAAAGAACGTTCCGGTCAACCAAAACAATTCGAAGATGCTGAACTGCAGGCATTACTGGATGAAAACTCAGCTCAAACGCTTCAAGATCTAGCTGAAGCATTAAATGTTGGTAAATCAACCGTTTCAGGTCGTTTACACGCAATGGGGAAGATTCAAAAAGAAGGCAAATGGGTtccacacatatatataatactactaTATTGCTAGCACCGTAGGATGAGCGGGCAATAACATTACGGTGCAGACAATACTTCTGTCTCTCAGAGATAGTGCACCTCGACCCGTTTGCGCATGCGTTGGAAATTGCTCGTCTAACCTAAATATGCATACGGATTACGGTTCATATCGATCACATCGGttgattttattcttctttttgaagacatttatgaaaaatgggtcggaGGTGCTACTTGTGCAGTAATTATAAGGAAAGTGATATAATTGTTTTGCATCGGtaagtattaaaatcattataaaagtatgtttaatattatagtgAGAGTGAAGCAAAAGAGATTATGtggaatgaaaaatttgttttaatttggtcttacatattttttgcatCAAAATGACATTATTTGTACACGTCATTTCCATCCTAACGCTTTTGGaatgaagaataaaagaataagatTACATCATGGAGCAATCCCTTCAATAACTGTTCCAAATCCAGTAATAGAAGAAGGTGAGTCACATCAAATGCaattaaacttaaaatatGTCAATCACCAAAGATATGATAAAAGAGCAATGAACATTCAAAAAAGGTAGACATAATGttgttacgtccaggagactccacggttcctcgcttccatagggaaaacataaaataaagggAAGAAACAGATAAGAATTAATCCCCATTAGCGGGAAAACGACCGGACGAGTGTAGGAGGGGGCCAGGTGGACTGATTGTGATAGATATCAAGAAACGATATGTAAACCATAAGGctcacaaaattatttcacaccCCCTTCCCCACCTGCGCTCGGCTGAAACGTTcgataagagaaaaaagaggaaaaaccACCCGGAATCAATAGTTAATCACTAAACAAAGACCGCTTCTGATTCGGAAAGGCGGAGCGGGACTTGGGAATTGTCACTCGCTGAcggcaataaaaagtaatccACCGATAAGGAACCCTGCCATACAGGGGCAGCTGTGAAATAGATTAAGGAAACGTAAACATGGATTGTAATATGGATGATCAAGTGAAGGGTCTTCACAAGTCAAGTACCGGACTCTAATCCTTGGAAACGATAACGTAAATCTATCAGATATTATAGTAATACAGAAGCAATGGACGCTTCattagaaacaattttattgccTTTTTCCgttgttcttcttttctggGAAAAGAGTGACCCCCACTTACACTTTTTAGCCCTATGTAAAGGGAAGAATTTGGCCAGAGAGTCCTCTTTTATCTTCGGACACTCTGCAGTTTGCATAACGTAACGTTCTGCTCCCGTGATCGGGACACCAAGTATTAAGATAGAGTCAGTGTCAGATTCCACCCGAAGACTCTCTGGTTCGACTGGCTCCTTTCATCCTACTGAAGAAACACTCCATCCGAAAGGTCGGAACAGAATAAAAGTAAgcctttttaattatttcatttgattACCCTCTAATCGTTTCGCGATTCCAGTAGAGCAATTGTCTATTccgatttatttctgtttaagTGGCCGATAATATTCACGGACCAACCGATTCCTCAGCAGATTCGGGTTATTCCTCATCGGCAGATTTGCTATCGTGCGACCAAACTGCACCCCTCCCCGCGCCAGAAAATGTTTCTGTTCTatcatttcaatttaaattgtaattttttattggtaATCGTAAGAGTCGTAGGTATGTTTAAATCCgaaattcatttttcaaaattataattatgttcaaCCCGCAACTCATTTCTTTTagattataatcatttttaattgtaaaacaTATGTATTTCTGATGTTATTTCgacaaatatattgtttttgtttaattagtAAAAGCTAACAATAATTTCATTCAGTTAATTACCCTCGTTTCACCCTCATCCTTGACAGATCGTACgggtcctatccttgtgtaatAGGGATTAATTTTCCTTACCAAAAAAGGACCATCGAGTTGACCATCTCGAATaatagggtaaaatcgacttcggtcgttgacccgaaaatcgagTGTCCGTTTCGAATAATAGAGTAAAATCGACTTGGTCGTTGACCTGAAAATCGAGGGACCGTTTCGAATAATAGGGTAAAGtcgactttggtcgttgacccgaaaatcgaaACAAAATCGGTCAGCTCGAACACACGAGGTACTGCGGTTGTGTGCCTACGTacctcgagaggcgtctggttgcgcccttcctcgagctcacggagctctggacgtaacaatgtGTTGCATGCAAAATTGAATCTTTCCTCAATTCTTACAGAAAACAGCgtcgaaaataataatgttgaaGTTGCGGCAAGCACTTTTTCAATAACACTAAC
This region includes:
- the LOC105287897 gene encoding uncharacterized protein LOC105287897 codes for the protein MASVYISPSVSVAVYLNFLDDFRDFVLTTRGELLICGDFNTRSLSWGCRSSNRRGELLKELISELDLRLCNVDGFLTCVRTQGSSMVDLMLASPSCSSRLRSWHVLTGVESLSDHLYIVFFLDGLVGGSCSLDRPRGRLYPRWCLKNMNKELFVEVISFQSTFVRPDLSATALAAITGNILLDACDLAARRVRSGPRRRIAYWWNDDVAAARKLSIAARRKWMKFRYSADVELRERMHDEYRSAKRNLRKLVRSSKAKSWNELLHALDDDP